Part of the Poseidonibacter antarcticus genome is shown below.
CAGCTTTAAGTTTAGTAGAAAAATCAGTAAGAGGAACAATAAGTAATCGTTTAAAAGATACAGTGAAGAATGATCCTTTAAAATTAAATGCAGAAGTAGAAAAACCAAACTTACAAACAGTAGATAGTTGTGCATTAGGAGAAGAACAAGATACTCTTAAACTTCATTTTACTCTTAAGGTATTAGGTGGTATTAAAGAACCATCTGCTTGTAATAATGCTACTTTTTTAGAGAGTTATAAAAATGCAGTAGGCGAATATATTGAAAAAGATGAGTTTACTGAACTTGGTCGCAGATATGCATTAAATTTAGCTAATGCTCGTTTCTTATGGCGTAATCGTGTAGGAGCGGAGCAAATAGAAGTAAGAATTGAAGATTTAAAAAGCAAGCAAGTATGGGTTTTTAATGCAAAAGAATTTAGTATTCGTTCTATGGAAAGTACAAATAAAGATACAATATCTTTAGGTAAAGAAATAGCTAATGCTTTGGCTAGTGATGATGACTTTTTAATGTTAGATATAACTTGTTATGCACAAATAGGTAAGGCACAAGAGGTTTATCCAAGTGAAGAGTTGGTTTTAGACAAAGGTCAAAGTAAAAAAAGTAAGATTTTATATACTGTAAATGATGTAGCTTCAATGCACTCTCAAAAACTAGGAAATGCATTACGAAGTATTGATACTTGGTATAGTGAATATGCTACAGAAAATAGACCAATTGCAATAGAGCCATACGGAGCTGTTACTAATCTAGGACGTGCTTTTAGAACACCAAAAGAAAAACAAGATTTCTTTACACTCTTTGATAAATTTGCAACAGGTACAAAACTAGATAGTAAAGATGAAGAACACTATGTTATGGCTGTTTTAGTTCGTGGTGGTGTCTTTGGCGAAAGTTCAAAGTAATAATCATGAAATATTATATTGACATAAAATTAGAAAGTGATACTGAAATATCACTTGGTTTTATTTGGGAAAAAGTTTATGCTCAAATGCATCTAGCAATGGTTAATCAAAAAGATTCTGAGGGTATGTGCAAAGTTGGGTTTTCTTTTCCTAAATATGAGAGTAAAGTTTTTCCAATTGGTGATATATTGCGTTTATTTGCACCTACAAAAGAAGAACTTAAACTTTTAAATATAGAAGAATACTTAAAAAGACTTTCTGAGTATGTATTAATTAGTGAAATAAAAGAAGTTCCAACTAATATAAATGCATACGTAACTTTTAGTAGAAAGCAATTTAAAATTAATAAAGAACGCTTAGTGAGAAGACAAGCTAAAAGACAAGGAATAAGTATTGAAGAAGCAAGAGAAAATTATAAAGATTTTGATGAAGAAAATAAAAGAAAAGAAAATAAGCTTCCATATATTAATATGAATAGCTTATCAAATCAAAATAAAATGAAGGTTTTTATAGACAAGACTGTAAAAACAGAAGTAATAAAAGGTTTATTTACAACTTATGGATTAAGCAAGACTTCAACAGTTCCATATTTTTAGATAAAATACCTAATTTTTATCTATCTTTGTGAAAGACCAAAGTAAGGGCTTTAAAAAGAACATCTAAAATAAAGGTTATTTAAGTAAGTATCTTAATAAGCCTAGCTATACTAGGATTTTGAAACAATATTTTGCTGTAGACTGCCGAATAGGTAGCTTAGAAATCATAAAAATCTTTAACCGCATCTTTAATATCGTAGACTGCCGAATAGGTAGCTTAGAAAATCAGGGGCAGCAGTTGCAAAGTTTGGCTTAGGTAGACTGCCGAATAGGTAGCTTAGAAATATTATTGTTATGGGTGTTTCGAAATCGTTTTGTAGACTGCCGAATAGGTAGCTTAGAAAGAATGTTGCGATATTTGCAACTATTCCAATAGGTAGACTGCCGAATAGGTAGCTTAGAAATATTACAAAATCAATAGACAAATCAATTGTTAGTAGACTGCCGAATAGGTAGCTTAGAAATTTTGATAGTTCTATCTTATAAGCCATTTTAAGTAGACTGCCGAATAGGTAGCTTAGAAATAATGGAATGTTGATACAATGGGGCGAGTTCAGTAGACTGCCGAATAGGTAGCTTAGAAATTTCTTAAATTTTTTTATTTATTTATTAATTAGTAGACTGCCGAATAGGTAGCTTAGAAAAATAATAGTGATCCACTTTAAATGCTTCAATAGTAGACTGCCGAATAGGTAGCTTAGAAAAACAGATGAACAACTGTTAAGTTTTGGACTAAGTAGACTGCCGAATAGGTAGCTTAGAAATTTATATGTTTATAGAAAAGTTAGATATTATTGTAGACTGCCGAATAGGTAGCTTAGAAAATTATTAAAACCAAAAGAGAAAAAAGAAGTTAGTAGACTGCCGAATAGGTAGCTTAGAAATTGCTGGATTAACAAGGGGGTCTAAGTGGTTAGTAGACTGCCGAATAGGTAGCTTAGAAAAATATTTACCTTTATTCTTTTTAGATTCTCTTGTAGACTGCCGAATAGGTAGCTTAGAAAATCTAAAATAGAAGCTCTTTTCTCCTGTACTAGTAGACTGCCGAATAGGTAGCTTAGAAATCACGAACATCAATTACATTTTATTGATAATAGTAGACTGCCGAATAGGTAGCTTAGAAAAATTAAGCACGTTCTTAATATCTGCATCTATTGTAGACTGCCGAATAGGTAGCTTAGAAAATTAGCAATAATTAATCCGTGTTTTGCACTCAGTAGACTGCCGAATAGGTAGCTTAGAAAAACCTAAAAAAGGAACTTTAGAAAGTAAAGGCGTAGACTGCCGAATAGGTAGCTTAGAAATTCACATAAGGCACTATATACAGTAGCAACTCGTAGACTGCCGAATAGGTAGCTTAGAAATGATACAAATTATCAATATTCAAAGAACTAGAGTAGACTGCCG
Proteins encoded:
- the cas6f gene encoding type I-F CRISPR-associated endoribonuclease Cas6/Csy4, which codes for MKYYIDIKLESDTEISLGFIWEKVYAQMHLAMVNQKDSEGMCKVGFSFPKYESKVFPIGDILRLFAPTKEELKLLNIEEYLKRLSEYVLISEIKEVPTNINAYVTFSRKQFKINKERLVRRQAKRQGISIEEARENYKDFDEENKRKENKLPYINMNSLSNQNKMKVFIDKTVKTEVIKGLFTTYGLSKTSTVPYF
- the csy3 gene encoding type I-F CRISPR-associated protein Csy3, which encodes MAKVKNTIASVLAYEKKLVPSDGYMYGTTWENKDKTTALSLVEKSVRGTISNRLKDTVKNDPLKLNAEVEKPNLQTVDSCALGEEQDTLKLHFTLKVLGGIKEPSACNNATFLESYKNAVGEYIEKDEFTELGRRYALNLANARFLWRNRVGAEQIEVRIEDLKSKQVWVFNAKEFSIRSMESTNKDTISLGKEIANALASDDDFLMLDITCYAQIGKAQEVYPSEELVLDKGQSKKSKILYTVNDVASMHSQKLGNALRSIDTWYSEYATENRPIAIEPYGAVTNLGRAFRTPKEKQDFFTLFDKFATGTKLDSKDEEHYVMAVLVRGGVFGESSK